The Prunus persica cultivar Lovell chromosome G7, Prunus_persica_NCBIv2, whole genome shotgun sequence genome has a segment encoding these proteins:
- the LOC18770867 gene encoding uncharacterized protein LOC18770867, producing the protein MVKQTLGRAIQLADQVAKALDGAVVRSTDKSFIPDLKSKAEQLAGLLRQLSSIDLGTYDRPLRAIIDSVEQSLDRCLFRLLKHHCPKWIIIKIIKKRFPTLIPVVGFCKTSRLLDASINDMSWLIHFWRNKTNGRFELSLPLMKSNNRMLCLVWEEIAILHDPAQSYQARSSAAASLGEMARYLDAYRKLIIRECGVEALLKLMEEGPMEAKQSAANALGFVVWSSECAGISVDVCKVFAKILSEGFMKVQAEVAFAVSLIAERNPKWQDAFAEHDVVRLLVGHLAFETVGVQSSKTHSNDNANANEDPDTIALMKAMAARALFRLAEDNSAICRILAESTALYSFAVLLEKGCEDAQLHSVYALMAIKKVAEKDADLRLRCDFSPNSPTWKYVVDQLLLKITEKTEDSHFQKSCIYAIENLARTFGSIETRMIGPLVQLLHGREYYVTEGACIALTKLARTDNYFHIEHSKAIISAGGVKHLIQILYDKKVLHALVLICYIAVHVPDDEELAQAEVLAAHTWASKLSFMSKEDTLRTLLQEAKSRLNLHQSKGSRGVN; encoded by the exons ATGGTGAAGCAAACATTGGGCAGGGCCATCCAACTGGCTGACCAAGTCGCAAAGGCTTTGGACGGGGCCGTGGTGAGATCCACTGACAAGAGCTTCATCCCCGACCTCAAATCCAAGGCTGAACAGCTGGCGGGGCTTCTCCGCCAACTCAGCAGCATCGACCTCGGCACCTACGATCGCCCCTTACGTGCGATCATCGACAGCGTCGAACAAAGCCTCGATAGGTGTCTGTTCCGGCTGCTCAAGCATCATTGTCCCAAATGGATCATCATCAAGATCATCAAGAAGCGTTTCCCCACCCTCATCCCCGTTGTTGGGTTCTGTAAAACGTCGAGGCTTCTTGACGCTTCAATCAACGACATGTCTTGGCTGATCCATTTTTGGAGGAACAAGACGAACGGGAGATTTGAACTGTCTCTGCCCCTAATGAAATCAAACAACCGCATGCTGTGTCTCGTTTGGGAAGAGATTGCAATTCTTCATGACCCGGCTCAATCCTACCAAGCTCGATCTAGTGCTGCAGCTTCACTCGGTGAGATGGCCAGGTACCTAGACGCGTACAGGAAGTTGATCATCCGGGAATGTGGAGTCGAGGCCTTGTTGAAATTGATGGAGGAGGGTCCAATGGAAGCCAAACAAAGTGCTGCCAATGCCCTGGGGTTTGTGGTATGGTCCTCGGAATGTGCCGGGATAAGTGTCGATGTATGTAAAGTGTTTGCGAAAATCCTCAGTGAAGGTTTCATGAAAGTTCAGGCTGAGGTGGCCTTCGCGGTGTCACTGATCGCAGAAAGAAACCCCAAATGGCAAGATGCTTTTGCAGAGCACGATGTTGTCCGCTTGCTTGTCGGCCATCTTGCATTCGAAACTGTTGGAGTGCAGAGCAGCAAAACCCATAGCAATGACAATGCCAATGCCAATGAAGACCCTGACACCATAGCGCTAATGAAAGCGATGGCAGCCAGAGCCCTTTTCAGACTAGCCGAGGATAACTCAGCCATTTGCCGTATCCTCGCAGAATCAACAGCGCTATATAGTTTTGCAGTACTTCTGGAAAAAGGTTGTGAAGATGCTCAATTACATTCAGTCTATGCATTAATGGCGATCAAGAAAGTGGCAGAGAAAGATGCTGATTTGAGACTAAGATGTGACTTCAGTCCTAATTCCCCCACTTGGAAATATGTTGTTGATCAATTATTACTGAAAATCACCGAGAAGACAGAAGACTCACACTTCCAGAAATCATGCATCTATGCTATTGAGAATTTGGCAAGGACATTTGGGTCAATAGAGACAAGAATGATTGGCCCACTGGTGCAGCTTCTGCATGGAAGAGAATATTATGTTACCGAGGGGGCTTGCATTGCCCTCACAAAATTAGCTCGGACAGATAACTATTTTCACATTGAACATTCCAAGGCAATAATAAGTGCTGGAGGTGTTAAACACTTAATCCAGATTTTGTATGACAAGAAAGTTTTACATGCGTTGGTTCTCATCTGCTATATTGCAGTGCACGTACCAGACGACGAAGAGCTTGCCCAAGCGGAGGTGCTTGCAGCGCATACGTGGGCATCCAAGCTATCTTTTA TGTCCAAAGAAGACACACTACGCACATTGTTGCAAGAGGCTAAGAGTAGGTTGAATCTTCATCAGTCCAAGGGCTCACGGGGGGTCAATtga
- the LOC18770595 gene encoding ferredoxin--NADP reductase, leaf isozyme, chloroplastic, which translates to MAAAVTAAVSFPSSKSSSLPSRTSIISPDRITLKKVPLYYRDASASGRVVSIRAQVTTEAAPPAKVVKESKKQDEGVVVNKYKPKNPYTARVLLNTKITGDDAPGETWHMVFSTEGEIPYREGQSIGVIPDGIDKNGKPHKLRLYSIASSALGDFGDSKTVSLCVKRLVYTNDQGEIVKGVCSNFLCDLKPGSEVTVTGPVGKEMLMPKDPNATIVMLATGTGIAPFRSFLWKMFFEKHEDYKFNGLAWLFLGVPTSSSLLYKEEFEKMKEKVPENFRLDFAVSREQTNEKGEKMYIQTRMAQYAEELWELLKKDNTYIYMCGLKGMEKGIDDIMVSLAAKDGIDWIDYKKKLKKAEQWNVEVY; encoded by the exons ATGGCTGCAGCTGTAACTGCTGCTGTCTCATTCCCATCCTCCAAGTCCTCCTCTCTTCCCAGCAGGACCTCTATAATCTCACCTGATAGAATCACCCTCAAGAAG GTTCCTCTGTACTACAGAGATGCCTCTGCTAGTGGGAGAGTGGTTTCCATCAGAGCCCAGGTCACCACTGAGGCTGCTCCTCCTGCCAAGGTTGTGAAGGAATCCAAGAAGCAAGATGAAGGTGTGGTTGTTAACAAATACAAGCCCAAAAATCCCTACACTGCCAGAGTCCTTCTCAACACTAAGATCACTGGTGATGATGCTCCTGGAGAAACCTGGCACATGGTCTTCAGCACTGAGG GAGAGATTCCCTACAGAGAAGGGCAGtccattggagtaattccAGATGGTATTGACAAGAATGGGAAGCCTCACAAGCTGAGGTTGTACTCAATTGCCAGTAGTGCCCTTGGTGACTTTGGTGACTCCAAAACT GTTTCTCTGTGTGTGAAACGGCTTGTGTACACCAATGACCAAGGAGAAATTGTTAAAGGAGTGTGTTCAAACTTTTTGT GTGACTTGAAGCCAGGGAGTGAAGTCACGGTCACAGGACCAGTTggaaaagaaatgcttatgCCAAAAGATCCTAATGCAACCATCGTCATG CTTGCAACCGGAACTGGAATTGCTCCTTTCAGATCATTCTTGTGGAAAATGTTTTTTGAGAAGCATGAAGACTACAAG TTCAATGGTTTGGCATGGCTCTTCTTGGGTGTTCCCACAAGTAGCTCACTGCTTTACAAGGAG GaatttgagaaaatgaaagagaagGTCCCCGAAAACTTCAGGCTTGACTTCGCTGTCAGCAGAGAGCAAACCAATGAGAAGGGCGAGAAGATGTACATTCAAACCAGAATGGCTCAGTATGCAGAAGAGCTATGGGAGTTGCTCAAGAAAGACAACACCTATATCTACATGTGTGGTCTCAAGGGAATGGAGAAGGGAATTGATGACATCATGGTGTCATTGGCTGCTAAAGATG GCATTGACTGGATAGACTACaagaagaagttgaagaaAGCAGAGCAATGGAATGTGGAAGTCTACTAA
- the LOC18769180 gene encoding cold shock protein 1, whose protein sequence is MAEERSTGKVRWFNDTKGFGFITPDIESEDLFVHQSSIRSDGFRSVAEGESVEFQIAVGEDGKTKAIDVTGPNGAPLQGNRKESFGRSGGRGGGSGFGGGWRGGDRRNGGGAGGASCYNCGEPGHMARDCNRGAGGGGGGGSGGGCFSCGGYGHVARVCPNGTGGGVGGGGGGGGNCYKCGEFGHLARDCSSGAVGGGGGGGAGACYSCGEYGHMARDCSTGGRGGGGGGRGRGYGFSAGSGGNGCYNCGQAGHFAKECPTA, encoded by the coding sequence ATGGCGGAGGAGAGATCGACTGGGAAGGTCCGGTGGTTCAACGACACCAAGGGCTTTGGCTTCATCACCCCCGATATCGAAAGCGAAGATCTGTTCGTTCATCAGTCCTCCATCAGATCCGACGGCTTCCGCAGCGTGGCGGAAGGTGAGTCTGTCGAGTTCCAAATCGCTGTCGGCGAGGACGGCAAGACCAAAGCCATCGACGTCACTGGTCCTAACGGCGCGCCGTTGCAGGGTAACAGGAAGGAGAGCTTCGGCCGCTCCGGTGGTCGCGGTGGCGGTTCTGGATTTGGAGGTGGATGGAGAGGCGGAGATAGGCGGAATGGAGGCGGTGCCGGTGGCGCTTCTTGCTATAACTGCGGCGAGCCCGGCCACATGGCTAGGGATTGCAATCGCGGCGCTGGGGGCGGTGGCGGAGGCGGTAGTGGTGGCGGTTGCTTTTCTTGCGGTGGCTATGGCCACGTGGCGAGGGTCTGCCCTAATGGGACTGGCGGCGGTGTCGGTGGTGGCGGCGGCGGTGGCGGTAACTGCTACAAGTGTGGTGAGTTTGGGCACTTGGCGAGGGACTGTAGTTCTGGTGCCgtcggcggcggcggcggcggcggtgCTGGTGCTTGTTATAGCTGTGGGGAATATGGGCACATGGCGAGAGATTGCAGCACAGGTGGccgcggcggcggcggcggcggtcGTGGCCGGGGATATGGATTCAGTGCTGGATCAGGTGGCAATGGTTGTTATAACTGTGGGCAGGCTGGTCATTTTGCTAAGGAGTGCCCTACtgcttga
- the LOC18769550 gene encoding thaumatin-like protein 1b, with product MASHKFFSTFLFSLCVLQSISGGNSATFTITNKCSNTIWPGILSNAGTDQLPTTGFALNSGDSNTFSVPTSWSGRLWGRTLCSQDPTTGKFTCLTGDCGSSAVECSGGGAAPPATLAEFTLNGAGGLDFYDVSFVDGYNLPMTVVPEGGTGGNCTTTGCEVDLNAGCPSELKVTASDEGVACKSACEAFGDPQYCCSGAYATPDTCKPSSYSQFFKNACPKAYSYAYDDGTSTFTCASANYLITFCPSPSTSLKSSNGQYPEAVGVSASSRNTTPSFVVFGVIVLAAAWRLRQLF from the exons ATGGCTTCTCATAAGTTTTTTTCAACCTTTCtattctctctctgtgttcttCAATCCATTTCAG GTGGGAATTCAGCGACGTTCACAATTACAAACAAGTGCAGCAACACAATTTGGCCGGGCATTCTATCAAATGCCGGGACGGATCAGCTTCCAACCACCGGCTTCGCTCTCAACTCCGGGGATTCCAACACGTTCTCCGTCCCCACCTCCTGGTCCGGTCGGTTATGGGGGCGGACTCTATGCTCCCAAGACCCGACCACGGGCAAGTTCACTTGCCTAACCGGCGACTGTGGATCATCCGCGGTCGAATGCTCCGGTGGTGGAGCTGCCCCCCCAGCGACTCTAGCAGAATTCACGCTGAACGGGGCTGGCGGGCTAGACTTCTATGACGTCAGCTTCGTCGATGGTTATAACCTCCCCATGACAGTGGTGCCTGAGGGTGGGACCGGAGGGAACTGCACGACTACCGGGTGCGAGGTGGACTTGAACGCCGGGTGCCCGTCGGAGCTCAAGGTGACGGCAAGTGACGAGGGCGTGGCGTGTAAAAGCGCGTGTGAGGCTTTTGGGGACCCACAGTACTGTTGTAGTGGGGCCTACGCGACTCCAGACACATGTAAACCCAGTTCTTATTCGCAGTTTTTTAAGAATGCGTGCCCGAAAGCTTACAGCTATGCTTATGATGACGGCACCAGCACCTTCACTTGCGCCTCCGCCAATTATCTCATCACTTTCTGCCCTTCCCCTTCCACCAG TTTGAAGTCGTCAAATGGGCAATACCCAGAGGCGGTCGGTGTCTCAGCAAGTTCACGTAATACGACACCGAGCTTCGTCGTTTTTGGCGTCATTGTTTTGGCGGCAGCTTGGCGGTTGCGGCAGCTATTTTGA
- the LOC18769456 gene encoding thaumatin-like protein 1, with translation MGAQFSYCITLLLLIIAKGVTGATFTFTNKCDFTVWPGILASAGTPKLDSTGFELAKGSTRSFQAPTGWSGRFWGRTGCNFDGSGHGSCSTGDCGSGQLECNGAGAAPPATLAEFTLGSGSQDFYDVSLVDGYNLPMIVEGSGGSGTCASTGCATDLNRRCPAELKVDGGGACKSACDAFGSPEYCCNGDYGSPSTCKPSMYSQLFKSACPKSYSYAYDDASSTFTCTGADYTITFCASLLPSVKSATDSSSQTTDGSGSDSGSDLLASSLLADLAAGDSTRTQPSMALLSMLVLVISLALSFSQL, from the exons ATGGGTGCTCAATTTTCGTATTGCATcactctcctcctcctcatcattGCCAAAg GGGTCACCGGAGCCACATTCACATTCACAAACAAGTGTGACTTCACAGTATGGCCAGGAATTCTAGCCAGCGCCGGCACCCCTAAGCTGGACAGCACCGGCTTCGAGCTCGCCAAAGGCAGCACCCGCTCCTTCCAAGCCCCGACAGGATGGTCCGGCCGCTTCTGGGGCCGAACCGGCTGCAACTTCGACGGTTCGGGCCACGGCTCATGTTCGACTGGCGACTGCGGTTCGGGCCAGCTCGAGTGCAACGGAGCCGGAGCTGCACCGCCAGCCACTCTGGCCGAGTTCACACTCGGCTCGGGTTCTCAAGACTTCTATGACGTCAGCCTGGTTGACGGTTATAACTTACCTATGATCGTTGAAGGGAGCGGGGGATCCGGTACGTGCGCGTCCACGGGCTGCGCTACGGACCTCAACCGTCGGTGCCCCGCCGAGCTCAAAGTCGACGGCGGCGGCGCGTGCAAGAGCGCATGCGACGCGTTTGGGAGCCCGGAGTACTGTTGCAACGGCGATTATGGGTCACCGTCCACGTGTAAGCCGTCCATGTACTCGCAGCTGTTTAAGTCCGCGTGCCCCAAATCGTACAGCTACGCTTACGACGATGCATCCAGTACGTTTACGTGTACGGGTGCTGACTATACGATCACATTTTGCGCTTCTCTTCTTCCAAG TGTAAAATCCGCAACAGATTCCTCTTCACAAACAACTGATGGTTCAGGGTCGGATTCCGGGTCGGACTTACTGGCCTCATCGTTGCTTGCAGATTTGGCCGCAGGGGATTCAACAAGAACCCAACCTTCCATGGCTCTCCTAAGCATGTTGGTTTTGGTCATCTCTTTGGCCCTCTCATTTTCACAGTTATAG
- the LOC18769369 gene encoding calmodulin-lysine N-methyltransferase isoform X1: protein METGTSGKASSLRWKILRQAILRKPNADEQSEIGIKRITRKTKQGFNLLPCHLVDDPSHSSDVTVCYTLPIDSAPKLYLTQRMVDHAELSDFEICNKYNIDNTGLVCQWPSEEVLAYFCLSHADMFRSKRVIELGSGYGLAGLVIAAVTEASEVVISDGNPQVVDYIQHNIDANSKAFGGTRVKSMMLHWNQNEISNISSTFDLIVASDCTFFKEFHNGLAQIVKFLLGKVQPSEAIFLSPKRGDSLDKFLEKIKENDLRFSLKENYDAEIWKHHTEFMNGAVSWPSYQKDHCYPLLIRITV, encoded by the exons ATGGAAACTGGAACAAGTGGCAAGGCTTCGTCTCTCAGATGGAAAATTCTTCGTCAAGCTATTCTTCGCAAACCAAACG CAGATGAGCAATCTGAAATCGGCATTAAGCGAATTACGAGGAAGACGAAGCAGGGCTTCAACTTGTTACCATGCCATCTCGTTGACGACCCATCTCACTCGAGCGATGTTACCGTCTGCTACACCTTGCCCATTGACTCTGCTCCCAAGCTTTACCTAAC TCAAAGAATGGTTGACCATGCTGAACTCAGTGACTTTGAGATTTGTAATAAGTACAATATTGACAACACTGGGCTTGTTT GTCAGTGGCCATCAGAAGAGGTTCTTGCGTACTTTTGCTTGTCACACGCAGACATGTTCAG GTCTAAGAGAGTAATTGAGCTTGGATCAGGCTATGGCTTAGCTGGTTTAGTTATTGCAGCAGTCACTGAGGCATCAGAAGTTGTAATTTCAGATGGAAATCCTCAAGTAGTTGATT ATATTCAGCATAATATTGACGCCAACTCAAAAGCATTTGGTGGTACAAGAGTGAAGTCTATGATGTTGCATTGGAATCAGAACGAAATTTCAAATATCTCTAGCACTTTTGATCTCATTGTTGCCAGTGACTG CACTTTCTTCAAGGAATTCCACAATGGACTTGCTCAAATTGTCAAGTTCCTGTTGGGAAAAGTTCAGCCCTCGGAAGCTATATTTTTAAGTCCTAAAAGGGGCGACTCATTGGACAAGTTTCtagagaaaatcaaagaaaatgatTTGCGCTTCAGCCTAAAAGAGAATTATGATGCAGAAATTTGGAAGCATCATACGGAGTTCATGAATGGTGCTGTTTCCTGGCCCAGCTACCAAAAAGATCACTGCTATCCCTTATTGATCAGAATTACAGTGTGA
- the LOC18769369 gene encoding calmodulin-lysine N-methyltransferase isoform X2, with amino-acid sequence METGTSGKASSLRWKILRQAILRKPNDEQSEIGIKRITRKTKQGFNLLPCHLVDDPSHSSDVTVCYTLPIDSAPKLYLTQRMVDHAELSDFEICNKYNIDNTGLVCQWPSEEVLAYFCLSHADMFRSKRVIELGSGYGLAGLVIAAVTEASEVVISDGNPQVVDYIQHNIDANSKAFGGTRVKSMMLHWNQNEISNISSTFDLIVASDCTFFKEFHNGLAQIVKFLLGKVQPSEAIFLSPKRGDSLDKFLEKIKENDLRFSLKENYDAEIWKHHTEFMNGAVSWPSYQKDHCYPLLIRITV; translated from the exons ATGGAAACTGGAACAAGTGGCAAGGCTTCGTCTCTCAGATGGAAAATTCTTCGTCAAGCTATTCTTCGCAAACCAAACG ATGAGCAATCTGAAATCGGCATTAAGCGAATTACGAGGAAGACGAAGCAGGGCTTCAACTTGTTACCATGCCATCTCGTTGACGACCCATCTCACTCGAGCGATGTTACCGTCTGCTACACCTTGCCCATTGACTCTGCTCCCAAGCTTTACCTAAC TCAAAGAATGGTTGACCATGCTGAACTCAGTGACTTTGAGATTTGTAATAAGTACAATATTGACAACACTGGGCTTGTTT GTCAGTGGCCATCAGAAGAGGTTCTTGCGTACTTTTGCTTGTCACACGCAGACATGTTCAG GTCTAAGAGAGTAATTGAGCTTGGATCAGGCTATGGCTTAGCTGGTTTAGTTATTGCAGCAGTCACTGAGGCATCAGAAGTTGTAATTTCAGATGGAAATCCTCAAGTAGTTGATT ATATTCAGCATAATATTGACGCCAACTCAAAAGCATTTGGTGGTACAAGAGTGAAGTCTATGATGTTGCATTGGAATCAGAACGAAATTTCAAATATCTCTAGCACTTTTGATCTCATTGTTGCCAGTGACTG CACTTTCTTCAAGGAATTCCACAATGGACTTGCTCAAATTGTCAAGTTCCTGTTGGGAAAAGTTCAGCCCTCGGAAGCTATATTTTTAAGTCCTAAAAGGGGCGACTCATTGGACAAGTTTCtagagaaaatcaaagaaaatgatTTGCGCTTCAGCCTAAAAGAGAATTATGATGCAGAAATTTGGAAGCATCATACGGAGTTCATGAATGGTGCTGTTTCCTGGCCCAGCTACCAAAAAGATCACTGCTATCCCTTATTGATCAGAATTACAGTGTGA
- the LOC18769433 gene encoding protein NUCLEAR FUSION DEFECTIVE 4, producing the protein MFPWQFLTSPAGKWLGFVTAIWVQAISGNNYTFSNYSHALKSLMALTQLQLNNLSVAKDVGKAFGLLSGLASDRWPTSIILIFGAVEGLIGYGIQWLVVSQRISPLPYWQMCIFMCIGGNSTTWMNTAVLVTCMRNFAKNRGPVSGILKGYVGLSTAIFTDLCTALFSSNPSKFLLMLAIVPAIVCFTAVLFLKETEPASMPSEQKQEAEFFHAFDVIAIAVAVYLLAFDITGTHGHVLSLAFVIGLAVLLAMPLGVPLYTFLYTPSGTEPSCHNDDIEHQIKEPLLAKIGGPIEKPPEIQNSNEGINLRDVVGKRQPLIGEDHTIIEMVQTFDFWILFFSFLCGVGTGMCVMNNMAQMGLALGYHDVSIFVSLTSIWGFFGRIVSGLASEYYIGKCGTPRPLWNAAAEVLMALGFIAMASALPGSFYIGSILVGMGYGVLLTITVPVASELFGLKYYGLLYNILILNLPLGSFLFSGLLAGLLYDAQATSTSGGGTTCVGPHCYMLVFVIMAIACMLGLALDVLLAFRTKNVYAKIYESKNHTATA; encoded by the exons ATGTTTCCTTGGCAATTTCTCACATCCCCTGCTGGGAAATGGCTGGGATTTGTAACTGCCATTTGGGTTCAAGCAATCAGCGGCAACAATTACACATTTTCCAACTATTCTCATGCTCTAAAATCTCTCATGGCACTTACCCAGCTTCAGCTTAACAACTTATCTGTGGCTAAAGATGTTGGCAAGGCCTTCGGGCTCTTATCTGGCCTGGCTTCGGATCGTTGGCCGACCTCCATTATTCTCATTTTTGGAGCAGTGGAAGGGCTCATAGGATATGGAATTCAATGGCTGGTTGTTAGCCAGAGAATCAGTCCTCTTCCATACTGGCAG ATGTGCATATTTATGTGCATAGGAGGCAACAGCACAACCTGGATGAACACAGCAGTGCTAGTGACCTGCATGAGAAATTTTGCAAAAAACCGCGGTCCGGTTTCAGGCATCCTTAAAGGGTATGTAGGGTTAAGCACAGCAATCTTCACAGACTTATGCACTGCTCTATTCTCCTCCAACCCCTCCAAATTTCTTCTTATGCTTGCTATAGTCCCTGCCATTGTTTGCTTCACTGCTGTCCTGTTCCTCAAGGAAACCGAACCGGCTTCTATGCCATCAGAGCAGAAACAAGAAGCAGAGTTCTTCCATGCCTTTGATGTCATTGCCATTGCTGTAGCTGTCTATCTCTTGGCATTTGACATCACTGGAACTCATGGTCATGTTCTCTCTTTGGCATTTGTCATAGGCCTTGCTGTCCTTCTAGCTATGCCCTTGGGTGTACCTTTGTACACTTTTCTCTACACACCCAGCGGCACCGAACCCAGTTGCCATAATGATGATATAGAACATCAAATTAAGGAACCATTGCTTGCTAAAATAGGAGGGCCAATTGAGAAGCCACCAGAGATACAGAACTCAAATGAAGGCATTAATTTGAGAGATGTTGTAGGAAAGCGACAGCCATTGATTGGGGAGGACCATACCATTATTGAAATGGTACAAACGTTTGATTTTTGGATACTgtttttctcatttctttGTGGCGTTGGCACTGGAATGTGTGTCATGAACAATATGGCACAGATGGGGCTGGCACTTGGCTACCATGATGTCTCCATTTTCGTATCGCTTACTAGCATTTGGGGGTTCTTTGGCCGCATAGTCTCTGGCCTGGCCTCGGAATATTACATTGG GAAATGTGGCACCCCTAGGCCTCTTTGGAATGCAGCCGCTGAGGTTCTGATGGCACTTGGGTTCATAGCCATGGCTTCAGCCTTGCCTGGATCTTTCTACATTGGTTCAATTTTGGTGGGCATGGGCTATGGGGTGCTTCTCACCATAACAGTTCCAGTTGCCTCAGAGCTATTTGGTCTCAAATACTACGGACTTTTGTACAACATTCTCATCCTCAACCTTCCCTTGGgctccttcctcttctctgGCTTACTTGCTGGTCTTCTATATGATGCTCAAGCCACTAGCACCAGCGGCGGTGGGACCACCTGTGTTGGGCCCCACTGTTACATGCTTGTGTTTGTGATCATGGCAATTGCTTGCATGCTTGGGCTTGCACTGGATGTGCTGTTGGCATTTAGAACAAAGAATGTTTATGCCAAGATTTATGAGAGCAAAAACCACACTGCGACCGCATAG